The proteins below come from a single Acaryochloris sp. CCMEE 5410 genomic window:
- a CDS encoding phage tail protein, whose amino-acid sequence MVQYLANSKFYFEIDGVTSLTLKSISGPEIELEVAGGDAAIGVTKDAKTQTQATIGGVKYNSTIALTYVAGNEGEQKKLSDWYDDCHPDTFSGGGSKAMEGRKTGSLVIYNPDGKEAMRFNFTDLFPGAKKQVGSLSVDSGGQLAEDNIDLYFTQVIRKV is encoded by the coding sequence ATGGTTCAGTATCTAGCCAATTCCAAGTTTTATTTTGAGATAGATGGAGTCACCTCTTTGACCCTTAAATCAATTAGTGGCCCTGAAATTGAGCTGGAAGTGGCAGGGGGGGATGCAGCTATTGGTGTGACCAAAGATGCTAAAACCCAGACTCAGGCGACGATTGGTGGTGTCAAATACAACAGCACCATCGCCCTCACCTACGTTGCAGGTAACGAGGGAGAGCAAAAGAAGCTTTCAGATTGGTACGATGACTGCCACCCAGACACATTTTCTGGAGGAGGCTCAAAAGCCATGGAAGGCCGTAAAACCGGGTCTTTAGTCATTTATAACCCGGATGGCAAAGAAGCCATGCGCTTTAACTTCACGGATCTATTCCCTGGGGCGAAAAAACAGGTGGGTAGTCTATCAGTAGATAGTGGTGGACAACTAGCAGAAGACAATATTGATCTGTATTTCACTCAGGTCATCCGCAAAGTCTAA
- a CDS encoding phage tail protein, translating to MPDLPEILTRSRFYLELKLEGSQDSVDGIFMECSGFQSSQEVIEVVEVTPQLWGKQGKTKGRNIRTKIPGNATYSNLTLKRGLMSSMTLWNWLQKVQDGDWAEQRREGALVIYNQGAKEQCRLEFQGAWPVSYKISDLDVKSGEHNIEEVEITVESVKRVEVTA from the coding sequence ATGCCCGATCTACCAGAAATCCTTACACGGTCAAGATTTTATCTAGAACTGAAACTCGAGGGAAGTCAAGATTCAGTGGATGGAATATTTATGGAATGTAGTGGATTTCAATCCTCCCAGGAAGTGATTGAAGTGGTAGAGGTGACCCCCCAACTCTGGGGAAAACAGGGAAAAACGAAAGGTCGCAACATCCGCACCAAGATCCCTGGCAATGCCACTTACTCTAACCTCACCTTAAAGCGGGGTTTGATGTCTTCCATGACCCTATGGAACTGGTTACAAAAGGTGCAAGACGGGGACTGGGCCGAGCAGCGCCGTGAAGGTGCATTGGTGATTTATAACCAAGGGGCGAAGGAACAGTGCCGGTTAGAATTTCAGGGAGCCTGGCCTGTTAGCTACAAAATTTCTGATCTAGATGTCAAAAGTGGGGAACATAACATTGAAGAGGTGGAGATTACGGTTGAATCCGTCAAGCGAGTAGAGGTAACGGCATAG
- a CDS encoding DUF6760 family protein — MGYPLDKLYEEVAYIAYHFHWSRNDILLMDHGERLQWIREIERLVG; from the coding sequence CTGGGCTACCCCCTAGATAAACTCTATGAGGAGGTAGCCTATATCGCTTATCACTTTCACTGGTCCCGGAATGACATTCTGCTCATGGACCATGGAGAACGGTTGCAGTGGATTCGAGAGATTGAGCGGTTAGTTGGCTAG
- a CDS encoding substrate-binding domain-containing protein produces MIPKPPYPQYACPQGNPLTCTEDSEKGSCSVCHFPGILSAKTKINGQNQYEIVDFLGQRGNGRLYKATNLSDQSACVLKEYVLPQQTFNSSQMAERREAFIQRSGISLADGRTQNFRLVMPLEAIPSPLSSSERYFLVYGGEYTHTTSLKQFLDHQSPLSVATIRNILSQILQSLEFMHQQQFRWISGQVQAGLLHGNLNLDSVLVAEKNPGLLVYLCDFYFWESLFTSPFAPQCRPAIAQDLQAVGTIAEYLTTASKDIQPPLDATQIESQSRSDLPLADQQFIQRLTGESDPPFETSEQARQALLSLPPVPPLDRPFSPVAAQKTIPTHPFRWWMGLILVYFFIGSVGIGWLYLRNQTKHSLVTEHIPCCIDQVANVPTGPVQFLAEKQGTWDFLYTQPHLLKRDTTLQRELNQAQALLQSWQYQPLSVSQDMLVANPPGAYGQKVMDLLNGDSANFIITNHADDIDPSFGVKPFAYNGIAVFVAFGYAQRENSLPRRLKGKITLQQLRGLYTGKIKNWRELGGPNRPVKVYFPNQDGLLRIFERKVLVDESSITAFREQIAIQTQPSRRISDQTCVGSFCGFTSTTLQLRSVIEDFEDRDAFSIGFDELNKVVNQCSVYPLALAEKGKSAISPFRLNNNRPVTPTTDLCNSKASYSVNNQALQNQTYPLTFSLNVVYARDNRRQPAGQTFANILKTQETQCWLQQIGLVPLRKISAKSECQAKPKTKP; encoded by the coding sequence ATGATCCCTAAGCCCCCCTACCCTCAATATGCCTGCCCACAAGGAAACCCTTTAACCTGCACTGAAGATTCAGAAAAGGGAAGTTGCTCAGTTTGTCATTTTCCAGGAATTCTCTCGGCCAAAACCAAAATAAACGGCCAAAATCAATATGAAATTGTTGATTTTTTAGGCCAGCGAGGAAACGGCCGCTTATATAAGGCAACCAATCTTTCCGATCAAAGCGCCTGTGTCTTGAAAGAATATGTGCTTCCACAGCAGACTTTTAATTCTAGTCAAATGGCTGAGCGGAGAGAAGCATTTATTCAAAGATCAGGCATTAGCTTAGCAGATGGTCGCACCCAGAACTTTCGGTTAGTGATGCCTTTAGAGGCCATTCCATCTCCCCTGTCTTCATCTGAACGGTATTTCCTGGTATACGGCGGTGAGTATACCCATACCACTTCTCTAAAGCAGTTCCTCGATCACCAATCTCCTCTATCAGTTGCGACAATCCGAAATATTTTGTCTCAGATTCTGCAAAGTTTGGAATTTATGCACCAACAGCAATTCCGATGGATCTCAGGTCAGGTGCAAGCAGGTCTTCTCCATGGCAATCTCAATTTAGATAGCGTGTTAGTTGCTGAGAAAAATCCAGGACTACTGGTGTATCTCTGTGATTTTTATTTTTGGGAGTCTCTGTTTACGTCTCCTTTCGCGCCGCAATGCCGACCTGCGATCGCACAGGATTTACAGGCCGTTGGAACAATCGCTGAGTATTTAACTACAGCATCCAAAGACATACAGCCACCTTTAGACGCAACTCAAATAGAGAGCCAGAGTAGATCTGATCTTCCCCTAGCAGATCAACAATTTATTCAGCGCTTAACTGGAGAATCAGACCCGCCATTTGAAACTTCAGAACAGGCGCGGCAAGCACTTTTAAGCTTGCCTCCTGTTCCTCCGTTAGACAGACCATTTTCTCCAGTCGCGGCGCAAAAAACGATCCCCACTCATCCATTTCGCTGGTGGATGGGATTAATCCTTGTTTACTTCTTCATAGGCAGTGTAGGTATAGGGTGGCTATACCTCAGAAATCAAACTAAACACTCACTTGTTACAGAGCATATCCCTTGTTGTATCGATCAAGTTGCCAATGTGCCGACAGGTCCTGTCCAATTCTTAGCTGAGAAACAAGGGACCTGGGATTTCCTTTATACTCAACCCCACCTGCTAAAACGGGATACAACCCTGCAACGGGAATTAAATCAGGCTCAAGCCCTACTTCAATCTTGGCAATATCAGCCCCTGTCCGTATCCCAAGATATGTTGGTCGCTAATCCACCTGGAGCCTATGGACAGAAAGTGATGGACTTGCTCAATGGAGATTCAGCAAACTTTATCATCACCAACCATGCTGATGATATTGATCCATCCTTTGGCGTTAAACCCTTTGCCTATAACGGCATTGCTGTCTTTGTTGCCTTTGGCTATGCCCAGCGAGAGAATAGCCTACCCCGAAGATTAAAGGGCAAAATTACCTTGCAGCAGTTACGAGGTTTATATACTGGCAAAATCAAGAATTGGCGGGAGTTAGGCGGCCCTAATCGTCCAGTTAAAGTATATTTCCCCAATCAGGATGGACTGCTGCGCATCTTCGAGCGTAAAGTTTTGGTGGACGAATCTAGCATTACAGCTTTCCGGGAACAGATAGCTATTCAGACTCAACCATCTAGGCGTATATCGGACCAAACCTGTGTGGGTTCCTTTTGCGGTTTTACCAGCACCACTTTGCAACTCCGATCCGTGATTGAAGACTTTGAAGATCGAGACGCCTTCAGCATTGGGTTCGATGAGTTAAACAAAGTCGTGAATCAATGTTCTGTCTATCCCTTAGCTCTGGCAGAAAAGGGGAAGTCTGCTATTTCCCCATTCCGGCTAAATAATAATCGCCCTGTTACGCCTACGACGGACTTATGTAATTCCAAAGCCAGTTATTCCGTCAATAATCAGGCACTTCAGAACCAAACTTATCCCCTCACTTTTTCCCTGAATGTGGTTTATGCTCGCGATAATCGACGTCAACCGGCTGGACAAACCTTTGCCAATATTCTCAAAACCCAAGAAACCCAATGTTGGCTCCAGCAAATTGGACTAGTTCCCCTCCGCAAGATTTCTGCAAAATCCGAATGTCAGGCGAAACCCAAGACAAAACCCTAG
- a CDS encoding Nif11-like leader peptide family natural product precursor, with protein MAKTEFARLFRATQENPILRQQLNTASSQEEFVSMAQMHGYNFTVDEWQEMIGFNVEELQCELSEIPGI; from the coding sequence ATGGCAAAAACAGAATTTGCAAGATTATTTAGAGCAACACAGGAGAATCCTATACTGCGGCAGCAATTGAATACAGCCTCAAGTCAAGAAGAGTTTGTCAGCATGGCCCAGATGCATGGCTATAACTTCACAGTAGATGAGTGGCAAGAAATGATTGGTTTTAACGTCGAAGAGCTACAGTGCGAGCTTTCTGAAATTCCTGGGATTTAA
- a CDS encoding peroxidase family protein, with the protein MNDNKITPNFLESTANPLYGSRILDIDQVNSSVPGNTTSLFQYRSIDGTGNNPYFTDAGSTGTQLLRLLTPAYADGISTPRGGVITYDSSRGPYSIPDPAGLPNPRTISNTVASQTESVPNFLGASDWLWQWGQFIDHDLDLNEGGHEAFFIPVSPSDSLFNPQFPFLPFTRVPAAYGTGTSTDNPREQSNEITSFIDGSGVYGSDTERANFLRSYANGKLKTTVAENGEQLLPYNRAENPFGNADGGEDIAAADLYLAGDVRANEQIGLTANHVLFVREHNRLAADILNRLEAGESGLVAQYQSFKGEYLNQNGATNEGLVKDEYLYQAARKVIGAKIQIITYKEFLPILIGDTLLDDYEGYKPYINPAVSNEFANAAYRLGHTLLNNQIHRFDDNGLESIALKDAFFKPEEVSANGVDSLLRGLVLQEAQELDNFIVDGVRNFLFGAGTGGLDLASVNIQRGREVGLPSYVDAQKQLFGVEITSFKELPFAPAVIELFETAYDHVGQIDLWLGGISELSANHGGLLGPTFSFFIKDQFARAAAGDRFFFLNDLDELKVLDDDITQTNLADIIRLNTTQDYLVQDNVFQVPYENKILGDNGQNSLRGTRQNDLIDGLEGNDFIRGNFGADILIGNLGDDYLVGGAGDDTVIGGDGNDVLIGSADNDVLVAGNGNDMVRGGYGNDIINGVGDQFGQRDFDLLKGGRGEDVFILGDERSVFYKGQGLAIIQRFELNRDTIELAGSAADYTLMTFGSRTSLSLAGSNDLIAILEGRVENFNTGFNFIQNQ; encoded by the coding sequence ATGAACGATAACAAAATCACACCTAATTTTTTAGAGTCGACCGCCAATCCGCTCTATGGCTCTCGAATATTGGATATAGATCAAGTAAATAGTAGCGTTCCAGGTAATACAACCTCATTATTTCAATATCGTTCGATTGATGGAACAGGCAATAACCCTTATTTCACTGATGCGGGTTCAACCGGGACTCAGCTTTTAAGGCTTTTAACCCCTGCTTATGCTGACGGGATCAGTACTCCTCGTGGAGGGGTAATTACCTATGACTCTTCAAGAGGCCCTTACAGCATTCCTGATCCAGCTGGATTGCCTAATCCCAGAACGATCAGTAATACCGTGGCCAGCCAAACCGAGTCGGTTCCCAATTTTCTGGGAGCGAGTGATTGGTTGTGGCAGTGGGGACAATTTATTGATCACGACTTGGATTTGAATGAAGGTGGACATGAAGCCTTTTTTATCCCAGTTTCTCCATCTGATTCTCTCTTTAATCCGCAATTCCCCTTTCTGCCGTTTACCCGTGTGCCAGCTGCCTACGGGACGGGGACTAGCACTGATAACCCCCGCGAACAAAGTAATGAGATTACCTCATTTATTGACGGTTCTGGCGTGTATGGTTCGGATACGGAACGCGCAAACTTTCTCAGGTCCTATGCAAACGGTAAGCTGAAAACCACTGTTGCTGAGAATGGCGAACAACTCTTACCGTATAATCGCGCTGAGAACCCATTTGGTAATGCTGACGGTGGAGAAGATATCGCAGCTGCGGATCTTTACTTAGCAGGGGATGTTCGTGCCAATGAACAAATCGGGCTGACTGCCAATCATGTTTTGTTTGTACGTGAACATAACCGTCTAGCTGCCGACATTTTGAATCGGCTAGAGGCAGGTGAATCAGGACTTGTCGCTCAATATCAATCCTTCAAAGGTGAGTATCTTAATCAGAATGGAGCCACCAATGAAGGTTTAGTGAAGGATGAATACCTTTACCAAGCTGCCCGTAAGGTCATTGGGGCCAAGATTCAAATCATTACCTATAAAGAGTTTCTGCCGATTCTGATTGGAGATACCCTGTTAGATGACTATGAGGGGTACAAGCCCTATATCAATCCAGCTGTTAGCAATGAATTTGCAAATGCGGCTTATCGTTTGGGCCATACTCTCCTCAATAATCAAATCCACCGTTTTGATGACAATGGTTTAGAGTCGATTGCCCTGAAAGATGCCTTCTTTAAACCAGAAGAAGTGTCTGCCAATGGGGTTGATTCCCTTTTGCGAGGGCTGGTATTACAAGAAGCTCAGGAACTAGATAACTTTATTGTGGATGGCGTCCGCAACTTCCTTTTTGGCGCGGGTACTGGAGGATTGGACCTTGCCTCTGTCAATATTCAACGAGGCCGGGAAGTAGGTCTCCCTAGTTATGTTGATGCTCAAAAGCAACTTTTTGGCGTCGAAATTACCTCTTTTAAGGAGTTGCCGTTTGCTCCTGCTGTGATTGAGTTATTTGAGACGGCTTACGATCATGTGGGTCAGATCGATTTATGGCTTGGTGGTATTTCGGAGTTATCGGCAAATCATGGTGGCCTGCTGGGACCGACCTTTAGCTTTTTCATCAAAGACCAATTTGCTCGGGCAGCCGCTGGCGATCGCTTTTTCTTCTTGAATGATCTGGATGAATTAAAGGTGCTCGATGATGACATAACTCAAACCAACCTAGCGGATATCATCCGTCTAAACACGACTCAGGATTATCTGGTTCAAGACAATGTGTTCCAGGTCCCTTATGAGAACAAAATATTGGGAGATAATGGCCAAAATTCATTACGGGGAACTCGGCAGAACGATCTGATTGATGGATTAGAGGGCAATGACTTTATCCGTGGGAATTTTGGAGCTGATATCCTGATCGGTAATCTTGGTGATGACTACTTAGTCGGTGGTGCAGGAGACGATACCGTTATTGGCGGTGATGGGAATGACGTGCTGATTGGATCTGCTGACAACGATGTCTTAGTTGCAGGCAATGGCAACGATATGGTCAGAGGGGGGTACGGCAATGACATTATTAATGGTGTTGGCGATCAGTTTGGCCAGCGAGACTTTGACCTCTTAAAAGGCGGTAGAGGTGAAGATGTTTTTATCCTAGGAGATGAGCGTTCTGTCTTTTATAAAGGTCAAGGGCTTGCTATTATTCAACGGTTTGAACTCAATCGAGATACGATTGAGCTTGCAGGTAGTGCTGCAGACTATACGTTGATGACCTTCGGCAGTCGAACGAGTCTTAGTCTAGCTGGGAGTAACGATTTGATTGCAATTCTGGAAGGAAGAGTTGAAAATTTCAACACTGGCTTTAATTTCATTCAGAATCAGTAA
- a CDS encoding DUF1643 domain-containing protein produces MITIGNERAGAAFSPCRTWRYQLWRRWNGTPLIIIIGLNPSTADESYNDPTITRCMGFAQREGYGGLLMLNLFAFRATAPADLKEAQDPIGPENDGVILSKCQNQDRVIVAWGNHGGFCGRDRTISTLLNSSATKVECFGVTQSGCPRHPLYLNKDTPLVQWPG; encoded by the coding sequence ATGATCACCATTGGCAATGAGCGGGCAGGGGCGGCCTTTTCCCCTTGCCGGACCTGGCGATATCAATTGTGGCGTCGGTGGAATGGAACCCCTCTGATTATCATCATTGGTCTCAATCCCAGTACGGCTGATGAATCTTATAACGATCCAACGATTACCCGCTGTATGGGCTTTGCTCAGCGTGAAGGTTATGGTGGATTATTAATGCTCAATTTATTTGCTTTTCGGGCGACTGCTCCTGCTGACTTGAAAGAAGCCCAGGATCCGATTGGCCCGGAAAATGATGGGGTGATCTTGTCCAAATGCCAGAACCAAGATCGGGTAATTGTCGCCTGGGGCAATCATGGGGGGTTTTGTGGGCGCGATCGCACCATCAGTACCCTATTGAATTCATCCGCAACCAAGGTGGAGTGCTTTGGGGTCACTCAATCGGGATGTCCGCGCCATCCCCTCTACCTTAATAAAGACACTCCTCTAGTGCAGTGGCCTGGTTAA
- a CDS encoding WecB/TagA/CpsF family glycosyltransferase has product MNKSLPEQQVLNSSITALRLNKSMRTIIQWAHGGESKSVCVANVHMLMEAYWHDKFSQVLQNADMVTPDGMPLVWMMKLLGRKGQDRVAGMDILQNLCQKASEEKVKVFFLGSQKSILDRMRARLEKEYPNLEIAAMKPLPFRPLTAAEDQELIEEIHESGAGIVFLSLGCPKQEKWMAEHQGRVQAVMIGLGGAFPVYAGLKKWAPRWVRQTGLEWLYRLAQEPKRLIGRYTQTIPPFIFLACVQLVAHHLAPKRLLNAFNL; this is encoded by the coding sequence ATGAACAAGTCATTGCCAGAGCAGCAAGTTCTGAACTCTTCTATCACTGCTCTTCGATTGAACAAATCAATGCGCACCATCATACAGTGGGCACATGGCGGAGAAAGCAAATCAGTCTGTGTTGCCAATGTCCATATGTTGATGGAAGCCTATTGGCATGATAAGTTTTCTCAGGTTCTGCAAAACGCTGACATGGTCACCCCTGATGGCATGCCCTTAGTTTGGATGATGAAATTACTCGGGCGTAAAGGGCAAGACCGCGTAGCAGGTATGGACATCCTGCAAAACCTTTGCCAAAAAGCTTCAGAGGAGAAGGTTAAAGTATTTTTCCTAGGGTCTCAGAAATCTATTTTGGACCGGATGCGTGCTCGATTAGAGAAGGAATATCCCAATCTCGAAATTGCGGCGATGAAGCCTTTACCCTTCCGTCCGCTGACCGCTGCTGAGGATCAAGAGTTGATTGAAGAAATCCATGAATCCGGTGCTGGAATCGTCTTTTTGTCTCTAGGTTGTCCCAAGCAAGAGAAATGGATGGCCGAACATCAAGGTCGCGTCCAAGCGGTGATGATTGGACTCGGCGGTGCCTTTCCAGTCTATGCAGGCTTGAAAAAGTGGGCTCCTCGCTGGGTCAGACAAACCGGACTTGAGTGGCTATATCGCTTAGCTCAAGAGCCTAAGCGCCTTATTGGTCGCTATACCCAAACGATTCCACCTTTTATCTTTCTCGCCTGTGTGCAGTTAGTGGCCCATCACTTGGCACCAAAAAGATTGCTTAACGCTTTCAATCTCTAA
- the priA gene encoding primosomal protein N': MSTPKASPSLDRTTAAPFVEVLVDCPGTDKLFTYRVPSDLSIQPGDILSVPFGAQQVGAIAIRFLADLPPELATTRILKVLDVACRTLFPPGYWQLLEKVAAYYHTSLMAVIRVALPPGLLHRSQRRIRLNTALHPSDINGLGAAAKGILALLKQSPSQDYTWQYLRRQIKKAQVGLKELQQQGLVESYLQTQAPTKPRQQQAVTLTDPSAPDLTVRQQEILTLLKHEGGELWAQDLLRLAHTSSTTLKKLASKGCITLHQQERLRLETSPIQPDQPRTLTPDQAGVLAQIHRLQDYTEVLLHGVTGSGKTEVYLQAITPVLARQQSVIVLVPEIGLTPQLTDRFRSRFGDRIRVYHSALSEGERYDTWRQFLTSTPQVVIGTRSAIFAPITNIGLVILDEEHDTGYKQDQPAPCYHARTVARWRAQQANCPLILGSATPCLESWSQTPPANAQPSHANIHYLRLPRRVHARPMPPIDIVDMRLELADRNHSIFSRLLQKRLHSLQQNQQQGLLFMPRRGHSTFVSCRSCGYVSECPHCSVSLTYHHSPDSRQTLLRCHYCNYAQPQPEVCPVCKSSYFRFFGSGTQRVMEELAKTFPELRVIRFDSDTTRRKGAHRQLLNQFARGEADLMVGTQMLTKGIDLPQVQLIGVLAADSLLNLPDFRASERTFQTLLQVAGRAGRGEHPGQVLLQTYAPEHPVIQAVQKYEMDSFLIAELKQRQEANYPPFHQLILLRISGLNEMMVEKTALEIANYLHAYIHTHRYQGTILGPAPANILKVARRYYWHVLIKRPQTEMGQTELWPFPRQGCQQRCPQNIRLQVDVDPLKLL, from the coding sequence ATGTCGACACCCAAAGCCTCTCCTTCTCTAGACCGCACTACAGCTGCCCCTTTTGTGGAAGTCCTGGTTGACTGTCCTGGCACTGACAAGCTCTTTACCTATCGCGTCCCCTCCGATCTGAGTATTCAACCTGGCGATATTCTCAGCGTGCCCTTTGGTGCTCAGCAAGTTGGAGCCATTGCCATTCGGTTTCTGGCCGATTTGCCGCCGGAGTTAGCTACCACCCGTATTCTGAAGGTGTTGGATGTGGCTTGCCGCACGTTATTTCCCCCTGGCTATTGGCAACTCCTAGAAAAAGTGGCGGCCTATTATCACACCTCTTTGATGGCGGTGATTCGAGTGGCATTGCCGCCGGGATTGTTGCACCGATCGCAACGCCGTATCCGCTTAAACACAGCCCTTCATCCCAGTGACATTAACGGTTTAGGAGCTGCGGCAAAGGGTATTCTAGCGCTGCTTAAGCAAAGTCCCAGTCAAGACTATACCTGGCAGTATCTGCGTCGTCAGATCAAAAAAGCCCAGGTGGGGTTAAAAGAGCTTCAACAGCAAGGCCTCGTCGAAAGCTATCTGCAAACCCAAGCCCCCACCAAACCGAGGCAACAGCAGGCCGTCACTCTGACTGACCCTAGTGCGCCGGATCTCACCGTGCGCCAACAGGAAATTTTGACCCTTCTCAAGCATGAGGGTGGGGAATTATGGGCTCAAGATCTCTTGAGGCTGGCCCATACGAGCAGCACCACCCTCAAAAAATTAGCTAGTAAAGGCTGTATCACTCTACACCAACAGGAGCGACTCCGATTAGAAACCTCTCCCATACAGCCCGATCAACCTCGAACCCTGACCCCTGACCAAGCTGGGGTTCTCGCTCAGATTCACCGGCTCCAGGATTACACTGAAGTCTTACTCCATGGCGTTACGGGGTCTGGTAAAACAGAAGTCTATTTACAGGCCATCACACCTGTCTTAGCGCGACAACAGTCGGTGATCGTCCTGGTGCCAGAAATTGGGCTTACCCCTCAACTAACGGATCGATTTCGGTCTCGATTTGGCGATCGCATTCGGGTTTATCACAGCGCCCTCTCGGAGGGGGAACGCTATGATACCTGGCGGCAGTTTCTTACCAGTACTCCCCAAGTTGTGATTGGAACCCGGTCAGCCATTTTCGCTCCCATCACCAATATTGGCTTAGTGATCCTAGATGAAGAGCATGATACAGGCTACAAACAAGATCAACCCGCCCCTTGCTACCATGCCCGCACCGTCGCTCGGTGGCGTGCCCAACAGGCAAATTGCCCCCTGATTCTTGGCTCTGCAACCCCTTGCTTGGAGAGTTGGTCCCAAACGCCCCCCGCCAACGCCCAGCCTTCTCACGCCAATATCCATTATCTCCGGCTTCCTCGGCGAGTACATGCTCGCCCCATGCCTCCCATCGACATCGTGGATATGCGTCTGGAGCTAGCGGATCGGAACCATTCGATCTTTAGTCGACTCCTACAAAAACGCTTACATAGTCTGCAACAAAACCAACAGCAGGGGCTATTATTTATGCCCCGCCGTGGCCATAGTACTTTTGTCTCCTGTCGCAGCTGTGGTTATGTCTCTGAATGCCCCCACTGCAGTGTTTCTCTGACCTATCACCATAGCCCCGATTCCCGTCAAACCCTGTTGCGGTGCCATTATTGCAATTATGCTCAGCCCCAACCAGAAGTATGTCCCGTCTGCAAATCCTCTTATTTCCGCTTTTTTGGCAGCGGTACGCAACGGGTCATGGAGGAACTTGCCAAAACCTTTCCTGAATTACGGGTGATTCGCTTCGATAGCGACACCACCCGCCGTAAAGGCGCTCATCGTCAGCTCCTCAATCAGTTTGCCCGCGGAGAGGCCGATCTAATGGTTGGCACCCAAATGCTGACGAAAGGGATTGATCTCCCTCAAGTCCAACTCATTGGCGTTTTAGCCGCGGATAGTTTGCTCAACCTTCCCGATTTTCGAGCCAGTGAACGCACCTTTCAGACCCTGCTGCAAGTCGCAGGACGGGCTGGCCGGGGGGAACATCCGGGACAAGTCCTGCTCCAAACCTATGCTCCAGAACATCCTGTTATCCAAGCTGTTCAAAAATATGAAATGGATAGCTTTCTGATCGCTGAACTCAAACAGCGTCAGGAAGCCAATTATCCGCCGTTTCACCAGCTCATCCTCTTACGGATTAGTGGTCTAAATGAAATGATGGTGGAGAAGACTGCCCTAGAGATTGCCAATTACCTGCACGCTTACATCCATACTCACCGCTATCAGGGCACCATTCTAGGTCCAGCACCTGCCAATATTTTGAAGGTAGCTCGTCGTTATTATTGGCATGTATTAATCAAACGGCCCCAAACAGAAATGGGGCAAACTGAACTTTGGCCTTTCCCGAGGCAAGGATGCCAACAACGATGCCCACAAAATATTCGTCTCCAAGTGGATGTTGATCCACTCAAACTCCTATAA